The Romeriopsis navalis LEGE 11480 genome segment AACCCCTGAGCGAGGATGCCTGTGCTGGTTTGGCGGCGGGGATGGCGCTATTTGGCGGGCGCACGTTGTGGTGTTCCTATGAGTCCTTTGCGATCAATGGGTTGCCGATTTGGCAGACGGTGACGCAGGCGATGGCGGAGCTGCGGCGACCGACGCCCGCCACGGTTTGTTTATTTACAGCGGGGGCATTGGAGCAGGGGCGCAATGGCTGGACGCATCAGCGCCCGGAGGTTGAGGCCTATTTTGCGGCGATGATGCGGAATGGGAATATCTTCCCGCTGTTTCCCACCGATGCAAATAGTATTCAGGTCTGCTATGAGTGGGCCTTGGCCCAGAAAAATAAAGGCATTGTGATTACGGCGAGTAAGTCAGCGTTGCCGGTGCGCACGACCTTTGAGCAGACTCGTGCAGGCTTAGAGACCGGCGGCATCATCTTGCATGACAGTTGTGGTCAACAGCAGTTGGTCTTGGCTGTGGTGGGTGATTTGGTGCTTGGTCCGGTATTTGAGGCGGCGGCGCAGTTGGAGACGCAGGGCTATGGTGTGCGCATTGTGTCGGTGATTAACCCGCGTCGTTTGTTCCGCCCGACGGATGTGCTGTGGGAAACCTGTGCCGCCGCCGATGGTGATTTTCTGAGTGATGCCGACTTTACGGCGATGTTTGGGGGGGATGCGCTGCTCGGCGTGGCCGGTGGTACAGCCAATACCTTGGAGCCGGTGATGCTACGCAGTCAAGCCAAGCGGGATGTGTTGGCTTGGCAGCGGGGGGAAACCACGGCTTCGGCGGCGGAATTGCTGGCGTTTAATCGAATTACAGCGGAGACGATCGTCGATCGGGTAACGCAACTGCTGTAAGTCCCTGCTCTAACTCTCAGAGGGTCATACTCGCACAGAGCGGTGTGAGCTGGTGATGCTGGAGCGGATCTGGGATGGGGGGGCATCCCACTGGACCGCTTAGCTGCTATCGTAATTAATGCGATAGAATTGTAAGCCGTTAACATTGGAAGCAATTATGACCGAGAAAGACGTAGAACAAATTATTGAGACGATCGAAGAGTCGGATGATCTAGCGGCTTTGGCAAAAGTGGCTAAGGCGGTTGCGACGCATATTCAAGGCTTGATTAAGCAGCGACAGTAGAGCCATTGGCGATCGATTGCCACAGGCCGATCGGTATAAAGCCCCTGATCGTAGGTAATCGGGGGCTTTATTGTAGTGAAATGCTGGATGGCGAATCGGTTATTGGACGCCGGAGACCAGGGTGATACCGTTACGATCATGATCGACGAAGCTGGCAATTGTGCCGCCCCAGGCTTGTTTCTCCGGGGTTTGGACAAATTCCACACCCTTGGCACTGAGGGCTTCGTAGGTGGCCTGAATATCTTCTACGGTGAAGGAGACGCCGGTGAAGCGGCCCACGAGGTTTTGTTCGGCCTGGATGTCACCTTTGACGTTTTCGACCACCAAATCGACCCCGCCGACTTTGAACAGAAGAAAGCTGCCGCTCGGTTCGATCG includes the following:
- a CDS encoding VOC family protein → MTQTMTRNWPLNAVRIFVTDIRQAQDFYCNTLGWEATAIEPSGSFLLFKVGGVDLVVENVKGDIQAEQNLVGRFTGVSFTVEDIQATYEALSAKGVEFVQTPEKQAWGGTIASFVDHDRNGITLVSGVQ